The following coding sequences lie in one Musa acuminata AAA Group cultivar baxijiao chromosome BXJ1-8, Cavendish_Baxijiao_AAA, whole genome shotgun sequence genomic window:
- the LOC135587832 gene encoding probable tetraacyldisaccharide 4'-kinase, mitochondrial isoform X1, translating to MEALKRAVIRVAATPDGRLQELPFLQRSLLLPLLSFASSLFRLSLALRRRLYRFGILPRHRLPVPVISVGNLTWGGNGKTPMVEFIARICVEAGIPPLILTRGYASGDEAKMLERHLSGTSARIGVGANRTAVAASIFERHGHMKFENTLYSKKLSNPHEFGSASENGKVGVAILDDGMQHWSMLCDVEIVMLNGLMPWGNNHLIPRGSLREPLGALSRADIIVVHHADLVSDGQLKVIKSKMQTVDACHAVFFTRLAPSHFFEVKNQHSTLPLSVVLNRVVLCVSAIGFPNAFVQAVGKIGPLLVDRLDFGDHHSIQLNDIEMIKERLGKLKDRFNTEVVAVVTEKDYDRDALILREIHNFDVLVLCSSFQIMPSYGQGEDTFRRKLKELIISKFGG from the exons ATGGAGGCGTTAAAGAGGGCGGTGATCCGAGTAGCCGCCACCCCGGATGGCCGCCTCCAGGAGCTGCCGTTCCTCCAACgctccctcctcctccctcttctctcctTCGCTTCCTCTCTCTTCCGCCTCTCCCTCGCCCTACGCCGCCGTCTCTACCGCTTCGGCATCCTCCCTCGGCACAG GTTGCCGGTGCCGGTAATCAGTGTTGGCAATCTGACATGGGGCGGCAATGGGAAGACGCCCATGGTGGAATTCATCGCCCGGATCTGTGTCGAGGCCGGAATCCCGCCTCTCATCCTCACCAGG GGCTATGCAAGTGGTGATGAAGCTAAAATGCTTGAGAGACATCTTTCAGGGACTTCTGCTAGGATTGGTGTAGGTGCAAACAGGACTGCTGTTGCAGCTTCTATTTTTGAAAGGCATGGACACATGAAATTTGAAAACACATTATATTCAAAGAAACTCTCAAATCCTCACGAGTTTGGATCTGCATCAGAGAATGGAAAAGTTGGTGTTGCCATCCTGGATGATGGAATGCAG CATTGGAGCATGTTGTGTGATGTGGAAATTGTTATGTTAAATGGCTTAATGCCTTGGGGGAACAACCATTTGATTCCGCGTGGGTCTTTGAGAGAACCACTGGGTGCACTTTCTAGAGCGGATATCATTGTAGTTCATCATGCAGATTTG GTATCTGATGGGCAGCTTAAAGTCATAAAGTCAAAGATGCAGACTGTTGATGCATGCCATGCGGTATTTTTCACTAGATTGGCACCATCACACTTTTTTGAAGTCAAGAATCAGCACTCAACATTGCCACTCAGTGTGGTGCTTAACAGGGTTGTACTGTGTGTTTCTGCCATTGGTTTTCCAAATGCTTTTGTCCAGGCAGTTGGGAAG ATTGGGCCATTGCTTGTTGATAGGTTAGACTTCGGTGATCATCACTCCATTCAATTAAAT GATATTGAGATGATCAAAGAGAGACTTGGCAAACTCAAGGATAGATTCAATACTGAAGTTGTTGCAGTGGTGACGGAAAAG GACTATGATCGTGATGCACTAATTTTAAGGGAGATACACAATTTTGATGTTCTGGTCCTGTGTTCTTCTTTTCAAATCATGCCATCTTACGGACAGGGAGAGGATACCTTTAGGAGGAAGCTCAAGGAGCTGATAATTTCAAAGTTTGGAGGATGA
- the LOC135587832 gene encoding probable tetraacyldisaccharide 4'-kinase, mitochondrial isoform X2, whose translation MEALKRAVIRVAATPDGRLQELPFLQRSLLLPLLSFASSLFRLSLALRRRLYRFGILPRHRLPVPVISVGNLTWGGNGKTPMVEFIARICVEAGIPPLILTRGYASGDEAKMLERHLSGTSARIGVGANRTAVAASIFERHGHMKFENTLYSKKLSNPHEFGSASENGKVGVAILDDGMQHWSMLCDVEIVMLNGLMPWGNNHLIPRGSLREPLGALSRADIIVVHHADLVSDGQLKVIKSKMQTVDACHAIGPLLVDRLDFGDHHSIQLNDIEMIKERLGKLKDRFNTEVVAVVTEKDYDRDALILREIHNFDVLVLCSSFQIMPSYGQGEDTFRRKLKELIISKFGG comes from the exons ATGGAGGCGTTAAAGAGGGCGGTGATCCGAGTAGCCGCCACCCCGGATGGCCGCCTCCAGGAGCTGCCGTTCCTCCAACgctccctcctcctccctcttctctcctTCGCTTCCTCTCTCTTCCGCCTCTCCCTCGCCCTACGCCGCCGTCTCTACCGCTTCGGCATCCTCCCTCGGCACAG GTTGCCGGTGCCGGTAATCAGTGTTGGCAATCTGACATGGGGCGGCAATGGGAAGACGCCCATGGTGGAATTCATCGCCCGGATCTGTGTCGAGGCCGGAATCCCGCCTCTCATCCTCACCAGG GGCTATGCAAGTGGTGATGAAGCTAAAATGCTTGAGAGACATCTTTCAGGGACTTCTGCTAGGATTGGTGTAGGTGCAAACAGGACTGCTGTTGCAGCTTCTATTTTTGAAAGGCATGGACACATGAAATTTGAAAACACATTATATTCAAAGAAACTCTCAAATCCTCACGAGTTTGGATCTGCATCAGAGAATGGAAAAGTTGGTGTTGCCATCCTGGATGATGGAATGCAG CATTGGAGCATGTTGTGTGATGTGGAAATTGTTATGTTAAATGGCTTAATGCCTTGGGGGAACAACCATTTGATTCCGCGTGGGTCTTTGAGAGAACCACTGGGTGCACTTTCTAGAGCGGATATCATTGTAGTTCATCATGCAGATTTG GTATCTGATGGGCAGCTTAAAGTCATAAAGTCAAAGATGCAGACTGTTGATGCATGCCATGCG ATTGGGCCATTGCTTGTTGATAGGTTAGACTTCGGTGATCATCACTCCATTCAATTAAAT GATATTGAGATGATCAAAGAGAGACTTGGCAAACTCAAGGATAGATTCAATACTGAAGTTGTTGCAGTGGTGACGGAAAAG GACTATGATCGTGATGCACTAATTTTAAGGGAGATACACAATTTTGATGTTCTGGTCCTGTGTTCTTCTTTTCAAATCATGCCATCTTACGGACAGGGAGAGGATACCTTTAGGAGGAAGCTCAAGGAGCTGATAATTTCAAAGTTTGGAGGATGA
- the LOC135587832 gene encoding probable tetraacyldisaccharide 4'-kinase, mitochondrial isoform X3 — protein sequence MEALKRAVIRVAATPDGRLQELPFLQRSLLLPLLSFASSLFRLSLALRRRLYRFGILPRHRLPVPVISVGNLTWGGNGKTPMVEFIARICVEAGIPPLILTRGYASGDEAKMLERHLSGTSARIGVGANRTAVAASIFERHGHMKFENTLYSKKLSNPHEFGSASENGKVGVAILDDGMQVSDGQLKVIKSKMQTVDACHAVFFTRLAPSHFFEVKNQHSTLPLSVVLNRVVLCVSAIGFPNAFVQAVGKIGPLLVDRLDFGDHHSIQLNDIEMIKERLGKLKDRFNTEVVAVVTEKDYDRDALILREIHNFDVLVLCSSFQIMPSYGQGEDTFRRKLKELIISKFGG from the exons ATGGAGGCGTTAAAGAGGGCGGTGATCCGAGTAGCCGCCACCCCGGATGGCCGCCTCCAGGAGCTGCCGTTCCTCCAACgctccctcctcctccctcttctctcctTCGCTTCCTCTCTCTTCCGCCTCTCCCTCGCCCTACGCCGCCGTCTCTACCGCTTCGGCATCCTCCCTCGGCACAG GTTGCCGGTGCCGGTAATCAGTGTTGGCAATCTGACATGGGGCGGCAATGGGAAGACGCCCATGGTGGAATTCATCGCCCGGATCTGTGTCGAGGCCGGAATCCCGCCTCTCATCCTCACCAGG GGCTATGCAAGTGGTGATGAAGCTAAAATGCTTGAGAGACATCTTTCAGGGACTTCTGCTAGGATTGGTGTAGGTGCAAACAGGACTGCTGTTGCAGCTTCTATTTTTGAAAGGCATGGACACATGAAATTTGAAAACACATTATATTCAAAGAAACTCTCAAATCCTCACGAGTTTGGATCTGCATCAGAGAATGGAAAAGTTGGTGTTGCCATCCTGGATGATGGAATGCAG GTATCTGATGGGCAGCTTAAAGTCATAAAGTCAAAGATGCAGACTGTTGATGCATGCCATGCGGTATTTTTCACTAGATTGGCACCATCACACTTTTTTGAAGTCAAGAATCAGCACTCAACATTGCCACTCAGTGTGGTGCTTAACAGGGTTGTACTGTGTGTTTCTGCCATTGGTTTTCCAAATGCTTTTGTCCAGGCAGTTGGGAAG ATTGGGCCATTGCTTGTTGATAGGTTAGACTTCGGTGATCATCACTCCATTCAATTAAAT GATATTGAGATGATCAAAGAGAGACTTGGCAAACTCAAGGATAGATTCAATACTGAAGTTGTTGCAGTGGTGACGGAAAAG GACTATGATCGTGATGCACTAATTTTAAGGGAGATACACAATTTTGATGTTCTGGTCCTGTGTTCTTCTTTTCAAATCATGCCATCTTACGGACAGGGAGAGGATACCTTTAGGAGGAAGCTCAAGGAGCTGATAATTTCAAAGTTTGGAGGATGA
- the LOC135587834 gene encoding arogenate dehydratase/prephenate dehydratase 6, chloroplastic-like isoform X2: protein MDLKAPGTCSCGALRLRWRDLGRGKPVALSVPVPSWRRERAQGRRPKRFGLSVKLVKDESLSLPRASFSLTPTPPEEESVRNQNLSLLPLPKPLSSTDVSVSGHKPNIRVAYQGCPGAFGEAAARKVYPDCQAVPCEQFEVAFQAVQLWLADKAVLPIENSSFGSYHRTHDLLLSHNLHIVGEVQLAVDHCLMALPGVKKKELKRVLSHPQALGQCEIALSKLGVIRESFDDTAGAARLIASKGLGDVGAIASAQAAEIYGLHILEDKIQDISFNITRFLILAREPIIPRIGCPFKTSIVFTLEDGSGVLYKALAVFALRNINLTKIESRPQRKRPLRFVDDTDHGTAKYFDYLFYIDFEASMAEPGAQNALSNLQEFVTFLRVLGSFPMDITL, encoded by the exons ATGGATTTGAAGGCTCCGGGGACGTGTTCTTGCGGCGCCCTCCGTCTGCGTTGGAGGGATCTGGGACGTGGGAAGCCGGTAGCGCTGTCGGTGCCGGTGCCATCTTGGAGGCGGGAGAGGGCGCAAGGCAGGAGACCGAAGCGTTTCGGATTGTCCGTTAAGCTGGTGAAAGATGAGAGCTTGTCATTGCCGCGGGCTTCTTTCTCCTTGACTCCAACTCCTCCCGAGGAGGAGTCCGTAAGGAACCAGAACCTTAGTTTGCTTCCGCTCCCAA AACCATTGTCTTCAACAGATGTTTCTGTTTCTGGCCATAAACCTAACATACGTGTAGCATATCAG GGTTGCCCAGGTGCATTCGGTGAGGCTGCTGCTCGTAAAGTATACCCAGATTGTCAAGCAGTTCCATGCGAACAGTTTGAAGTTGCTTTCCAG GCGGTCCAACTTTGGCTGGCTGATAAAGCAGTTCTTCCAATTGAGAATTCATCATTTGGAAGCTATCATCGGACTCATGACTTGCTTCTTTCTCATAATTTGCATATTGTGGGTGAGGTGCAATTGGCTGTTGACCACTGTCTTATGGCTCTGCCAGGTGTGAAAAAAAAGGAGCTAAAACGTGTCTTAAGCCACCCGCAG GCACTTGGGCAATGCGAGATTGCACTGAGCAAATTAGGCGTCATTCGAGAGAGTTTTGATGATACTGCTGGTGCTGCTCGG TTGATAGCTTCAAAAGGTTTAGGAGATGTTGGAGCAATTGCAAGTGCCCAAGCTGCAGAGATATACGGGCTTCATATACTTGAGGACAAGATACAG GACATCTCTTTTAATATTACACGTTTTCTGATTCTGGCTCGGGAACCCATAATTCCAAGGATTGGCTGTCCTTTTAAG ACAAGCATTGTATTCACTCTTGAAGATGGTTCTGGGGTACTGTATAAAGCATTGGCAGTTTTTGCTCTTAGAAATATAAATCTGACAAAG ATAGAGAGCAGGCCACAACGTAAACGCCCTCTGAGGTTTGTTGATGATACAGATCATGGTACTGCCAA GTACTTTGATTATCTTTTCTACATTGATTTTGAAGCATCCATGGCGGAGCCCGGTGCACAAAATGCCTTGTCCAACCTACAG GAATTTGTTACATTTCTTCGAGTTCTAGGCTCTTTTCCAATGGATATAACTCT ATGA
- the LOC135587834 gene encoding arogenate dehydratase/prephenate dehydratase 6, chloroplastic-like isoform X1, with protein MDLKAPGTCSCGALRLRWRDLGRGKPVALSVPVPSWRRERAQGRRPKRFGLSVKLVKDESLSLPRASFSLTPTPPEEESVRNQNLSLLPLPKPLSSTDVSVSGHKPNIRVAYQGCPGAFGEAAARKVYPDCQAVPCEQFEVAFQAVQLWLADKAVLPIENSSFGSYHRTHDLLLSHNLHIVGEVQLAVDHCLMALPGVKKKELKRVLSHPQALGQCEIALSKLGVIRESFDDTAGAARLIASKGLGDVGAIASAQAAEIYGLHILEDKIQDISFNITRFLILAREPIIPRIGCPFKTSIVFTLEDGSGVLYKALAVFALRNINLTKIESRPQRKRPLRFVDDTDHGTAKYFDYLFYIDFEASMAEPGAQNALSNLQVRKKEPTSLSYFSSYTFEKSQ; from the exons ATGGATTTGAAGGCTCCGGGGACGTGTTCTTGCGGCGCCCTCCGTCTGCGTTGGAGGGATCTGGGACGTGGGAAGCCGGTAGCGCTGTCGGTGCCGGTGCCATCTTGGAGGCGGGAGAGGGCGCAAGGCAGGAGACCGAAGCGTTTCGGATTGTCCGTTAAGCTGGTGAAAGATGAGAGCTTGTCATTGCCGCGGGCTTCTTTCTCCTTGACTCCAACTCCTCCCGAGGAGGAGTCCGTAAGGAACCAGAACCTTAGTTTGCTTCCGCTCCCAA AACCATTGTCTTCAACAGATGTTTCTGTTTCTGGCCATAAACCTAACATACGTGTAGCATATCAG GGTTGCCCAGGTGCATTCGGTGAGGCTGCTGCTCGTAAAGTATACCCAGATTGTCAAGCAGTTCCATGCGAACAGTTTGAAGTTGCTTTCCAG GCGGTCCAACTTTGGCTGGCTGATAAAGCAGTTCTTCCAATTGAGAATTCATCATTTGGAAGCTATCATCGGACTCATGACTTGCTTCTTTCTCATAATTTGCATATTGTGGGTGAGGTGCAATTGGCTGTTGACCACTGTCTTATGGCTCTGCCAGGTGTGAAAAAAAAGGAGCTAAAACGTGTCTTAAGCCACCCGCAG GCACTTGGGCAATGCGAGATTGCACTGAGCAAATTAGGCGTCATTCGAGAGAGTTTTGATGATACTGCTGGTGCTGCTCGG TTGATAGCTTCAAAAGGTTTAGGAGATGTTGGAGCAATTGCAAGTGCCCAAGCTGCAGAGATATACGGGCTTCATATACTTGAGGACAAGATACAG GACATCTCTTTTAATATTACACGTTTTCTGATTCTGGCTCGGGAACCCATAATTCCAAGGATTGGCTGTCCTTTTAAG ACAAGCATTGTATTCACTCTTGAAGATGGTTCTGGGGTACTGTATAAAGCATTGGCAGTTTTTGCTCTTAGAAATATAAATCTGACAAAG ATAGAGAGCAGGCCACAACGTAAACGCCCTCTGAGGTTTGTTGATGATACAGATCATGGTACTGCCAA GTACTTTGATTATCTTTTCTACATTGATTTTGAAGCATCCATGGCGGAGCCCGGTGCACAAAATGCCTTGTCCAACCTACAGGTCAGAAAAAAAGAGCCTACTTCTCTGTCTTACTTTAGTTCTTACACTTTTGAGAAATCACAATGA